One window of the Lemur catta isolate mLemCat1 chromosome 6, mLemCat1.pri, whole genome shotgun sequence genome contains the following:
- the LOC123639729 gene encoding ly6/PLAUR domain-containing protein 5-like: MKLPSVSYSFGCFEAVLSLDTGYRAPVSMVQKGCETGRPTGQMQSNRDALLPDYSVLLPDCLVVRSCATDFCNADLATHDTIPNLSQAPNPQTLSGTECYACVGVHPEDCAPEKSRRVQCHQDQSVCFQGNGRMTFCNFSVPVYIRTCYRPSCTTMDTIRPWTDIDLRGFCCEGHFCNRNLVTQSYTTSLAPVPPLAPQVMVLLLEVLLLVGL; the protein is encoded by the coding sequence ATGAAGCTCCCCAGCGTCTCCTATTCCTTTGGATGCTTTGAGGCCGTCCTGTCCCTGGACACTGGGTATCGCGCACCGGTGAGCATGGTGCAGAAGGGCTGTGAGACAGGCCGGCCTACGGGCCAGATGCAGTCCAACCGGGACGCCCTGCTGCCTGACTACTCGGTATTGCTGCCTGACTGCTTGGTGGTGCGCAGCTGCGCGACTGACTTTTGCAACGCCGACCTCGCGACCCATGACACCATTCCCAACCTGAGCCAAGCTCCCAACCCACAGACGCTCAGCGGCACCGAGTGCTACGCCTGCGTGGGGGTCCATCCGGAGGACTGCGCCCCCGAGAAGTCCCGACGGGTCCAGTGTCACCAGGACCAGAGTGTCTGCTTTCAGGGAAATGGCAGAATGACATTCTGCAACTTCTCAGTCCCTGTGTACATCAGAACCTGCTACCGGCCCTCCTGTACCACCATGGACACCATCAGACCCTGGACAGACATCGACCTCCGAGGCTTCTGCTGTGAAGGGCACTTCTGCAACAGGAACTTGGTGACCCAGTCCTACACCACCTCTTTGgcccctgtccctcccctggcTCCCCAGGTCATGGTGCTGCTCCTAGAGGTTCTTCTGCTGGTCGGGCTCTAG
- the LOC123639723 gene encoding olfactory receptor 2AP1 produces MRNKTMLTEFILLGLTDVPELQVVVFTFLFLAYLLSIIGNLTILILTLLDSHLQTPMYFFLRNFSFLEISFTNIFIPRVLISITTGNKSISFAGCFTQYFFAIFLGATEFYLLAAMSYDRYVAICKPLHYTTIMSSRVCTQLVLCSWLGGLMAIIPPIALMSQQDFCASNRLNHYFCDYEPLRELACSDTSLMEKVVFLVASVTLGVTLMIVILSYIFIIKTILKLPSAQQRTKAFSTCSSHMIVISLSYGSCFFMYVKPSAKEGDTFGKAVALLITSVAPLLNPFIYTLRNQQVKQAFKDTVKKLVNL; encoded by the coding sequence atgagaaataaaaccatgttgaCTGAGTTCATCCTTCTGGGTCTAACAGATGTCCCTGAACTCCAGGTGGTAGTTTTcacctttcttttccttgcctattTACTCAGCATCATCGGAAATCTGACTATCCTCATCCTCACCTTGCTGGATTCCCACCTTCAGACCCCCATGTATTTCTTTCTCCGGAACTTCTCATTCTTGGAAATTTCCTTCACAAACATCTTTATTCCCAGGGTCCTGATTAGCATCACAACAGGAAACAAGAGTATCAGCTTTGCTGGCTGCTTCACTCAGTATTTCTTTGCCATATTCCTTGGGGCAACGGAGTTTTATCTTCTGGCTGCCATGTCCTATGATCGttatgtggccatctgcaaaccccTGCATTACACGACCATCATGAGCAGCAGAGTGTGTACCCAACTGGTTCTCTGTTCATGGCTGGGTGGGTTAATGGCTATTATACCACCAATCGCTTTGATGAGTCAGCAGGACTTTTGTGCATCCAACAGGCTGAATCATTATTTCTGTGACTATGAGCCTCTTCGGGAACTCGCCTGTTCAGACACAAGCCTCATGGAGAAGGTTGTCTTTCTTGTGGCATCTGTGACCCTGGGAGTCACTCTCATGATAGTGATTCTTTCTTATATATTCATCATCAAGACTATTCTGAAGCTCCCCTCTGCCCAGCAAAGGACAAAAGCCTTTTCCACTTGTTCTTCCCACATGATTGTCATCTCCCTCTCTTACGGAAGCTGCTTCTTCATGTATGTTAAGCCCTCAGCAAAAGAAGGAGACACATTTGGCAAGGCAGTAGCTTTACTTATTACTTCAGTTGCTCCTTTGCTGAACCCCTTTATTTATACCCTAAGGAACCAACAGGTAAAACAAGCCTTCAAGGATACAGTCAAAAAGCTTGTGAATCTTTAA
- the LOC123639722 gene encoding olfactory receptor 6C4, protein MKNRTMFSEFILLGLTNQPELQAVIFIFLFLTYMLSVLGNLTIITLTLLDPHLQTPMYFFLRNFSFLEISFTSIFIPRFLTSMTTGNKVISFAGCLTQYFFAIFLGATEFYLLASMSYDRYVAICKPLYYLTIMSSRVCIQLVFSSWLGGFLAILPPIILMSQVDFCASNILNHYYCDYGPLMELACSDTSFLELMVILLAVVTLVVTLVLVTLSYTYIIRTILRIPSAQQRTKAFSTCSSHMIVISLSYGSCMFMYINPSAKEGGAFNKGIAVLITSVTPLLNPFIYTLRNKQVKQAFKDTIKKIVKS, encoded by the coding sequence ATGAAAAACAGAACGATGTTTAGTGAGTTTATTCTATTAGGCCTCACAAATCAACCTGAACTCCAAGCGGTAATATTCATCTTTCTGTTCCTCACCTACATGCTAAGTGTCCTAGGAAATCTGACTATCATCACCCTCACATTACTAGACCCTCACCTCCAGACCCCCATGTATTTCTTCCTCCGGAATTTCTCCTTTTTAGAAATTTCCTTCACATCCATTTTTATTCCCAGATTTCTGACCAGCATGACAACAGGAAATAAAGTTATCAGCTTTGCTGGCTGCTTGACTCAGTATTTCTTCGCTATATTTCTTGGGGCAACAGAGTTTTACCTCCTGGCCTCCATGTCCTATGATCGCTATGTCGCCATCTGCAAACCCTTATATTACCTGACCATTATGAGTAGCAGAGTCTGCATACAACTTGTGTTCTCCTCTTGGCTGGGAGGATTCTTAGCTATCTTACCTCCAATCATCCTAATGAGCCAGGTAGATTTCTGTGCCTCCAATATTCTGAATCACTATTACTGCGACTATGGGCCCCTCATGGAGCTTGCCTGCTCAGACACAAGCTTCTTAGAACTGATGGTCATACTCTTGGCTGTTGTGACTCTAGTGGTTACTCTGGTGCTGGTAACACTTTCTTACACATACATTATCAGGACCATTCTCAGGATCCCTTCTGCCCAGCAAAGGACAAAGGCCTtttccacctgctcctcccacatGATTGTCATCTCCCTCTCTTATGGCAGCTGTATGTTTATGTACATTAATCCCTCTGCAAAAGAAGGAGGTGCTTTCAACAAAGGGATAGCAGTACTCATTACTTCAGTTACTCCCTTGTTGAACCCTTTCATTTATACTCTAAGAAATAAGCAAGTGAAGCAAGCTTTCAAGGACACCATCAAAAAGAttgtgaaatcttaa